DNA from Lacibacter sp. H375:
TCAAAGTGAGCATTGATGATCTTCTCCGCAAAGATCTCAGCGAAACAAAGGGAAGTTACCTGGCGAAACGTCGGCAGTTAAAGATGATCGCCGAAACCAATGTCATTCATTTTGTTCCGGTAAAAGCTGCGGCAGGTTACCTGAATGGCTATGCCGATCCTGAATTCCTCGATGAACTCAACACCTTTACGTTGCCCATGCTCGCAGGCGGCACCTATCGTGCATTTGAAATTGTGGGTGATAGTATGTTGCCAACCCCGAGTGGAAGTGTAATAGTAGGAGAGAAAGTGCATAATCTCGATGATGTAAAAAATAACAACGCCTATATTATCCTTAGCAAATCGGAAGGAGTTGTTTATAAGCGTGTGCTGAAAAGTAACCGCACCAAGAACAAGCTCACTTTGGTAAGCGACAATCCTGTTTATCAACCATACCAGGTGAATGCCGAAGATGTACTTGAATTCTGGAGTGCACAAATGGTACTCAGCCGTGTCAACCAGGGCCAGCGTTGGGATGTAACCAATCTTGCATCGTTGGTAAGCAACCTGCAGGATCAGGTGAACAACCTCAAAAAGAAAATGAATTAACCATTGCCTTAACTGTAAACCAAGTCATGTCGCCGCTCATACAAAATCAAAAGTATGGGCGGTTTTTTTATAATAGTTTGCAGCCGTAATGAGAAAATCGATCCTGTCCTTTGTATTAACGATTGCCGCTTTATCATCACTTGCCAATAACGAACCCGAACGTTCTCTTCAGGCCAGTAAAGTTGCGCAGGCACCCAAATTAGATGGTGTGCTCGACGAGGCCATTTGGCAAACAGCACCTGTTGCCGAAAACTTTATAGTAAATAGTCCCAACTATGGTGAAGCATCTGCACACCGAACCAAAGTGTATGTTGTTTACGATAACAATTCTATTTATATAGGTGCTTACTTGTATGACGATCCGTCAAAAGTGCGTACGCAATTAACGGCACGTGATAAAGAAACCATGCAGGATGTTGATTATTTCTCTGTTTTCTTTGATACATACAACGATGATCAGAATGGTTTCCAGTTTTTAGTAACAAGCCGTAATGTGCAAAGCGATGGACGTTTAAGTCCGAACCGGTCTTCGCAGTTTGGTCCTCCGAGTGATTATAGTTGGGATGCCGTTTGGGAAAGTAAAGTAACCATGCATGAAGATGGATGGGTGGTTGAAATGAAGATCCCGTACTTTTCCCTTCGTTTCGCCAAAAAAGAAAAGCAGGATTGGGGTTTGAATTTTCAACGCTATGTCCGTCGCAGTAACGAAAGCTCGTATTGGAATAATATCAATCCCAATCAAAATGGATTTGTAAACCAGTTTGGCAAACTCAGCGGATTGGAAAATCTTGAACCACCGCTTCGCTTATCGTTTCTTCCCTATGTTACGGCTGGCTTTCGTACAACACCAACATCGAAAGGAAGAGTAAATGAATTTCTCCGCAATGGTGGTATGGATGTAAAATATGGTGTGAATGAAAGCTTCACATTAGATATGACATTGATCCCTGACTTCGGACAAGTGATCAGTGATAACGTTATTAATAATCTTTCTCCTTTTGAAGTGCAGTTTCAGGAGAACCGTCCATTCTTTACAGAGGGAACAGAAATCTTCAACAAAGCCGGTTTGTTTTATTCACGAAGAGTGGGGGCAACACCATCGGGTTATTACAGTGCACGTAGCAAAGGCTCAACCGATAGCACAAGAATTTTATCGAACCCGGGTGTGGTGCAATTACTCAACGCCACAAAATTCTCCGGCAGAACGAAACAGAAGCTTGGTATTGGTGTGTTCAACGCCATTGGTGCAGCTATGTTTGCTGAAATAGAAAATACAAATACCAAACAGGTTGAACGTATTCAAACAGAGCCATTCACCAATTACAATTTGATCGTTATCGACCAGGCATTGAAAGGCCGTTCTTCCATTACGCTTACTAATGCTAATGTTACACGTAGCGGTGCAGGCAGAGATGCAAACGTAACAGGCATTGACTTGTTCCTGTTCGATAAAAGCAATCAATATGGTTTCCAGGGAAAATTTGATTACAGCAAGATCATGGGGCCAAATCCATACAGTGGGTTTAAGAGTGTAGCAAGTCTTGGAAAAGTGAGTGGTAAGATCCAGTTCAATTTATTAAGCAATGTAGAAAGCGACAGGTATGATCCTAACGATCTTGGATTTCTTGGTGTTGCCAATAAAGTGAATACACAATTTACTGTCAGTTATAATCAATTAACACCAACCGATAAATTCAACTCTTACAATTTCAGGTTAACGGTACGTCATGAAATGTTGTATAAACCTTTTGTGTTCACCAACATTCAATACAATGCCAATGCGTTTTGGTTCTTCAAAAATTTCTGGGATATAAGTTTGGGTGCTACTTACCAACCACTCTGGCAAAAAAGTTATTTTGAGTTGCGCACACCTGGTCGTTATATGAGACAAACACCTTGGGGTTTCCTTCGTTTAAATGGAAGTACCGATAGCCGCAAGCGCTTGTATGCAAGATTGAACCTTGGTATGGCTGAATCAGTTGATATTAAGAACGATCCTTACATTGTTATTCATCCGGGTATGCGTTATCGTTTCAGCGATCGGTTGAGTTTAGATATTGACTGGAGTTATACCGATGATCGTGGACAGTTTGGGTATGCGTTTATGCGTGAAAGTAATGGCGAACCCATTATTGGCAGAAGAAGAAAAACAGATGTAACCACACTCATCAGTGGTATTTATAATTTCACAAGCCGCATGAATGTAACACTTCGTGCCCGTCATTATTGGAGCCGTGTAAACTATGCAAGCTTTTATAATGTGAGTGAAGATGGCTGGTATATTGATCGTTCGTTTATTCCGGGGCAAGATCAGAATTTCAACGTATGGAATATGGATGTGTTCTATACATGGGATTTCAACTACGGCAGTCGTTTTATTGTTGGTTGGAAGAACTGGTTGGCAAATGATTTTCCGGTTGATGGTGATCGCTATAAAAACTATTGGGGTAATGCAGGTTGTGTATTATTATCACCGCAAGGGAATGAATTTACTGCACGTATGATCTTCTTTATTGATTCGCAGAAGTTAAAACGCAAGAGAAATCAGTTGTAAGTTCTGAGTTCTAAGTTAGTCCTAAGCAAAGTCAAAGGGCGGTTCAGCAAATCGAATGTAGTTTAGATTGGTTTTAATTGGATTTTGTTTTTTGTGGTTTGGATTTTCTACGCTTAATTTAATCCATAAATATCTTTCGCCACACGAAACGTATTGCAATGCGCTTCCACAATAATTTTTACATCGGCTGAATAACCGCCGCCCATTGCAACAGTGCAGGGGATGTTGTGCTCTTGCAGTTTACTGAATACAATTTCATCCCGTTGCTTACAACCCTGCATACTCACTTTCAGTTTGCCGAATTTATCCGTCTCAAGAATATCAACACCGGAAAGGTAAAACACAAAATCAGGTTTCACTTTGTTAATAAGCATGTTCAGTGTGTTCTCAAGCAAGGGAAGATAAATACTATCATCAGTGCCGTCTTTCAAACCAATATCAAGATCACTTGTTTCTTTGTGAAAAGGATAGTTGTGTGCGCCATGCATACTGAACGTAAATACTTTTTTGTTTTGTTCAAACAATTTAGCGGTACCATTTCCCTGGTGTACGTCAAGATCAACAATGAGTATTTGTTTTGCTTTTTGCTGATGCAGTAAATAATTAGCTGCAGTGGCAAAATCGTTCAACAAACAAAATCCTTCGCCACGGTCAGCGAATGCATGATGGGTACCTCCTGCAACATTCAAAGCAACTCCGTTTTCCATTGCATAGTTGCAGCAATCAATTGTTCCTTGTGTAATGATCAATTCACGTTCAGTTAATGCAGGTGATTGCGGAAAGCCAATATGTCTTTGTTCTTTTACAGAAAGTGTTTGCTGCTTGAGTTTGGTAAGGTATTCTTCTGTATGCGTCAGCAAAACAATTTCATCGGCACATCGTTCAGGCGAAAACAAATTAATAGTTGAAATACTTCCTTCATGTAGTAATTGTTCAGGTATCAATTCATATTTCAACATGGGGAATCGATGACCTTCCGGCAACGGATGCGCATAAATTGGCGCATGGGCAATATGTAATAATTTATTTGTGATGACGTTGAGTTTTATTGCAGTTCCAATACTTTTTTATCAGCAATGGCAAATACTTTGTCTTTTTTCTTTGGACGAACAGGATGTAACCCGGTGAAACGTCCAAAGGCGGGCAGCACTGCATGCCCGCCGGCAAAGTAGAAACAAGGAAACTGTAACGATTGTTTACCTAATCCGCCAATACGTATGCCCGGGTGAACATGCCCGGTGAATATATACTCATCTTCGCTAAAAGTAGTTACAGGTAATTCATGCATGAACGTAAATGGAGCGGTTTGAAGTTGTTCATGGTGAATGGTAATATCATGAGTAGCGTACCAATCATTATCAAGAATATCATGATTGCCTTTTACCAGATGAATAGGCAGTTGCGACAGATCTTTGCGCCACCTTTCAAACAACTTCAGTTCGTTGTTCATGTTGCTATGTGAAAAATCACCCACCACAATTAACCGTTCCGGTTTAAAAAATTGCACCTGCGCTATCAGTCGTTGCAGATCTTCTTTAAACACTGTTTGCGGAATGCCAATGCCGGCTTTGCGGAAATGACCACTCTTGCCTAAATGAATATCAGATATAATAAGAGATTTATCTTCTTCCCAAAACAAACAACGTTCCGGCGACAGCCAGAGTGTTTGTTGCTTCAGATAAAAACGATGAGGTTGCTGGGTCATGACCTGCAAATGTAAGCCGATGATTTTGTGCAAACCGTTAGCGGAAATGATTTATTTTCAAAAAAAAATTCATGCAGGATCAACGTGATTATTTGCAACATTCTTTTGAACTGAAACCAGCTGTACCTAACGGAATAAATGTGCTGAGCATTCTTAGTTTTATTGGCAGTGGTTTCCAGATACTTGGAGGAATAGCCGCTTATCTGATCATTCCATTCAGTGCAAAATCGGTACCGGAAACCAGAGGATTGGAAAAAACAAGAGAGATGAAACCTTTCAGCGGATTTTTGCAATGGTCGGCCGATGCAACCCTGAAACAGTATGAATACCGGTTGCCAATATTGATCGTAACAATTATCACAGCTCTCGTTTGTATATATGGCGTGTTGCAAATGCGTAAGCTTAAAAAACAAGGATTTGCTTTTTATTCTTCTGCTGAATTAGCCCTGCCGTTGTTTACTGCAGTGGTAATTGATATCTGGTCTGCCATTTTTGGATTTGTGATCGCTATTCTTTTTATCATTTTGTTTGGGGCGCAACGAAAATATTTAGTACAATAAAACAACGAAGCCCCTCACGGGGCTTCGTTTATTTTTCAGCTGATTTATTATTGTCCGATTGTTGCTCAGGTTCTGCCGGTGGGAGTGCTGCGAGATTTTCCTCGCACCATTTATACAATGCTGCTTTTTGTTCAGCAGTGAGGATTGCTTTTTTATGCATCCATGTATAACTCTCAAGCGGCATTTTTCCTTCTTTCACTTCTTCCATGATCTCGTTGAATTTTTTCCGCTGACGTTTGGCTGTGTAAGTTGCAAATTCAGAAAAATTTAATTCTTTCTTTCCTTCATTAACATGATCCTGCAACCACCAGGTAACCGGTTGCACATTTGCATACCATGGATAAACAGTATTGTTACTGTGGCAATCGTAACAAGATTGTTTTAAGATTGAAGCTACATTGTCATTCACAGCAAATTTGGTACTTACATCATTGGTAAACGGTCCTGCGGATACGTTTTGTTTTGGACGGATGAACTGGATGATCACCAGTGCGGCGATAAGAACATAAAGGATCTTTTTGATCATTGCTTGTTGTTTTGATAAATGTAATAAGAAAATGATTTCATTTCAATGACAGATTTACAGTGCGAAGAAAATTGTGGTCATTTTTTTCAGCCAGTATCTTAAGACGACCAGGCATTATTCAACTGGGCCTGCATACGCCTGATCCTGTCTTCCAGTTTTTCACTCGAAAGATTATTGCGGTTCAATCCATCTGCAATAATGGGGAAGGAGAGAGGAGTAAACCGTTTTGGAAATGTAAGAATGATCTTGCTTTGTTGAATACGGTTGAATGCATTTCGCAGCCTCACTTCTTCCATCTGCTGATCAAATACTTCCTGGTAAGCCTGGCGAAGCAATACATTCTTTGAATCGTATTCGCTGAACACATTAAACAACAAACTTGCTGAGGCCTGCAAATGACGAGCTTTCTTTTGTTCGCCCGGTGATGTTTGAACGATCAGCCCACCGATCACTGCAATATCACGAAACTTTCGACGGGCCATTTCAGTTGAGTTAACACTGCGATGGATATCTTGTGTAAGTTGATCTAGAGTGAACAGATCGTTTGCATTTGTATCATCAACAGGTATTGGTTGATCGCACAATAACTCAAATCCATAATCATTCATAGCAATGGAAAAAGTAAGTGGTGCAATTCTGCCAATGCGATAGGCAAGGATGGCGCTCATGGCTTCATGCACTTGTCTTCCTTCAAACGGATATACCAGCAAATGATAACCATCTTTGCTTTCATGCTGCTCGATCAACAGTTCATCAGCTTTTGGAATATGTGATAATTCCTGTTGCAATTGAAAGAGAGAAGAAAGATGAATGAGTTCGGGTGAAGATGCTGGCTTGCCTGACTGATTTGCTTCAACAACTTCATTAAATGTTTCTCTTAACTTCTTCCCGAGGTTAGCAGTTAAACTCATGCGACCACCATTCCAGCTTGGAACAATTGTTTTCTTTGATGTTGATTTTTTTACAAATGCTGTCAGGTCTTTTATCTGAACCAATTCCAAATTTCTTCCTGCCAGTGTAAATGAATCACCGGGTTCAAGCCTTGTGATAAAATATTCTTCGATCATGCCGATGTAGCCGCCATGCACCATCTTTACTTTCATCATCACATCGCTTACAATTGTACCGATGTTCATACGATGTCGCATGGCTAAACGCCTGCTTTGAATTCTGTACACCCCATCAATGATCTCGATCTTTTTATAATCATCATATTGATGCAATGCTTTGCCACCTTCTACTAAAAACTGCAATACTTCATGCCATTCGTCTTCATTGAGCTCACGATAACAATAAGTTGTTTTGAGCTCTTCGAAAATTTCTTCCGGTTTAAAACCATCTGAAATAGCAAGCGTATTCAAATACTGGATCAACACATCAAAACAAAGCAACATGGGTTCTTTGCTCTCAATTAAATTTTCATCGATCGCACTTTTTAATGCTGCTGCCTCAACTAACTCAAGTGAATGCGTAGGAAGAAAATAAATTTTACTCACAGCATCGGGGCTATGTCCACTTCGCCCTGCACGTTGCAAAAATCTTGATACACCTTTTGGAGAACCAACTTGTATAACGGTTTCGACTGGGCGAAAATCAACACCAAGATCTAATGAAGCCGTACATACTACTGCTTTCAGTTTGGCAGTATGCAAAGCCTCTTCCACCCACAAACGTAATTCCTGTTCAATACTTCCGTGATGCAGGGCAATGGCGCCTGCAAGTTCTGGTGCATGATTAAGCAGTTCCTGGTACCATCGCTCACTCATG
Protein-coding regions in this window:
- a CDS encoding XRE family transcriptional regulator, encoding MAVANQNLKYLRKLRGWTQEEFAQKIGIKRSLVGAYEEERAEPNYEVLETVSDLFKVSIDDLLRKDLSETKGSYLAKRRQLKMIAETNVIHFVPVKAAAGYLNGYADPEFLDELNTFTLPMLAGGTYRAFEIVGDSMLPTPSGSVIVGEKVHNLDDVKNNNAYIILSKSEGVVYKRVLKSNRTKNKLTLVSDNPVYQPYQVNAEDVLEFWSAQMVLSRVNQGQRWDVTNLASLVSNLQDQVNNLKKKMN
- a CDS encoding DUF5916 domain-containing protein: MRKSILSFVLTIAALSSLANNEPERSLQASKVAQAPKLDGVLDEAIWQTAPVAENFIVNSPNYGEASAHRTKVYVVYDNNSIYIGAYLYDDPSKVRTQLTARDKETMQDVDYFSVFFDTYNDDQNGFQFLVTSRNVQSDGRLSPNRSSQFGPPSDYSWDAVWESKVTMHEDGWVVEMKIPYFSLRFAKKEKQDWGLNFQRYVRRSNESSYWNNINPNQNGFVNQFGKLSGLENLEPPLRLSFLPYVTAGFRTTPTSKGRVNEFLRNGGMDVKYGVNESFTLDMTLIPDFGQVISDNVINNLSPFEVQFQENRPFFTEGTEIFNKAGLFYSRRVGATPSGYYSARSKGSTDSTRILSNPGVVQLLNATKFSGRTKQKLGIGVFNAIGAAMFAEIENTNTKQVERIQTEPFTNYNLIVIDQALKGRSSITLTNANVTRSGAGRDANVTGIDLFLFDKSNQYGFQGKFDYSKIMGPNPYSGFKSVASLGKVSGKIQFNLLSNVESDRYDPNDLGFLGVANKVNTQFTVSYNQLTPTDKFNSYNFRLTVRHEMLYKPFVFTNIQYNANAFWFFKNFWDISLGATYQPLWQKSYFELRTPGRYMRQTPWGFLRLNGSTDSRKRLYARLNLGMAESVDIKNDPYIVIHPGMRYRFSDRLSLDIDWSYTDDRGQFGYAFMRESNGEPIIGRRRKTDVTTLISGIYNFTSRMNVTLRARHYWSRVNYASFYNVSEDGWYIDRSFIPGQDQNFNVWNMDVFYTWDFNYGSRFIVGWKNWLANDFPVDGDRYKNYWGNAGCVLLSPQGNEFTARMIFFIDSQKLKRKRNQL
- a CDS encoding histone deacetylase family protein, which codes for MLKYELIPEQLLHEGSISTINLFSPERCADEIVLLTHTEEYLTKLKQQTLSVKEQRHIGFPQSPALTERELIITQGTIDCCNYAMENGVALNVAGGTHHAFADRGEGFCLLNDFATAANYLLHQQKAKQILIVDLDVHQGNGTAKLFEQNKKVFTFSMHGAHNYPFHKETSDLDIGLKDGTDDSIYLPLLENTLNMLINKVKPDFVFYLSGVDILETDKFGKLKVSMQGCKQRDEIVFSKLQEHNIPCTVAMGGGYSADVKIIVEAHCNTFRVAKDIYGLN
- the pdeM gene encoding ligase-associated DNA damage response endonuclease PdeM — protein: MTQQPHRFYLKQQTLWLSPERCLFWEEDKSLIISDIHLGKSGHFRKAGIGIPQTVFKEDLQRLIAQVQFFKPERLIVVGDFSHSNMNNELKLFERWRKDLSQLPIHLVKGNHDILDNDWYATHDITIHHEQLQTAPFTFMHELPVTTFSEDEYIFTGHVHPGIRIGGLGKQSLQFPCFYFAGGHAVLPAFGRFTGLHPVRPKKKDKVFAIADKKVLELQ
- a CDS encoding heme-binding domain-containing protein, with product MIKKILYVLIAALVIIQFIRPKQNVSAGPFTNDVSTKFAVNDNVASILKQSCYDCHSNNTVYPWYANVQPVTWWLQDHVNEGKKELNFSEFATYTAKRQRKKFNEIMEEVKEGKMPLESYTWMHKKAILTAEQKAALYKWCEENLAALPPAEPEQQSDNNKSAEK
- a CDS encoding ligase-associated DNA damage response DEXH box helicase, which encodes MQLHLTPGYQRIAYWLSAKGLHPFAFQEEAWQHIAAGKSGLVNAPTGCGKTFSVFLGSLIRFINQHPEQYQTKAKNGLQLIWITPLRALAKDIGRAMEEVISELGMNWTVGIRNGDTTTAERARQKKQLPEVLIITPESLHLFLASKGYADAFKAVQLIAIDEWHELMGSKRGVQVELAISRIVGSHKSLADSISTSGLKTSNYGLSIWGISATIGNLEEAKEVLLSPLNEEGVIVKANMKKQIVIESVLPDEIENYPWAGHLGIKLIHKVIPIIEQSTTTLIFINTRGMSERWYQELLNHAPELAGAIALHHGSIEQELRLWVEEALHTAKLKAVVCTASLDLGVDFRPVETVIQVGSPKGVSRFLQRAGRSGHSPDAVSKIYFLPTHSLELVEAAALKSAIDENLIESKEPMLLCFDVLIQYLNTLAISDGFKPEEIFEELKTTYCYRELNEDEWHEVLQFLVEGGKALHQYDDYKKIEIIDGVYRIQSRRLAMRHRMNIGTIVSDVMMKVKMVHGGYIGMIEEYFITRLEPGDSFTLAGRNLELVQIKDLTAFVKKSTSKKTIVPSWNGGRMSLTANLGKKLRETFNEVVEANQSGKPASSPELIHLSSLFQLQQELSHIPKADELLIEQHESKDGYHLLVYPFEGRQVHEAMSAILAYRIGRIAPLTFSIAMNDYGFELLCDQPIPVDDTNANDLFTLDQLTQDIHRSVNSTEMARRKFRDIAVIGGLIVQTSPGEQKKARHLQASASLLFNVFSEYDSKNVLLRQAYQEVFDQQMEEVRLRNAFNRIQQSKIILTFPKRFTPLSFPIIADGLNRNNLSSEKLEDRIRRMQAQLNNAWSS